The Cellulophaga lytica DSM 7489 nucleotide sequence CACCTGCACCATAGTACCAGTTAAAGCCATTGTCTATAGCAAATACCCATTGGTGTATACCAGAAACTTTAAAGGCATCAAAGTTTTTGCTATCTCTCCAACCTAAATTGGCTTCTAAACGTGTATATCTTGTTAAACTTTTTTGGTATGACAATTCAGCTCCAAATCCTTTGCTATCTCCTAGTCTTAAACCTGCTGTATGCTCTGCAATATCTTGAGCACTTAGAGTGGCTGTTATCAAAAAAACAAAAAACGGAACTACTTTTAAGATTTTCATAATACTATATAATTTTGATGTAAAAATATGATGTTTAAATTACTTTTAAGTGAATAAAAACTTATTTTAGTTCCCAAAAATTATACCAAATTGAATACCGAACTACTTAACTCACTAGAACAGAATTTAGAAGGAGATTTATTTGTAGATAAACTTTCTACCACTTTATATGCTACTGATGCATCTGTATATAGAAAAATTCCGTTAGCTGTTGCTTTACCAGAAACAACAGAAGATATAAAAACACTTATACGTTTTGCATCAGAAAATAATATAGGTTTAATACCAAGAACAGCTGGTACATCTTTAGCAGGGCAATGTGTTGGTGACGGTATTGTGGTAGATGTGTCTAAACACTTTACTAAAATAATTAGTGTAGATAAAGATAAAAGGCAAGTTACTGTACAACCTGGAGTTATAAGAGATGAATTAAATCTTTTTTTAGAGCCTTATGGTTTGTTTTTTGGTCCTAATACCTCTACATCTAATAGATGTATGATTGGTGGTATGGTTGGTAATAACTCATCAGGAACTACGTCTATACAATACGGTATTACTAGAGAAAAAACAGTATCGTTAAAAGCAATTTTAGCAGATGGCTCCGAAGCAAATTTTGGAAACTTAACTACAGAAGAGTTTCATGAAAAAAGACAGCTAGACACCTTAGAGGGAAAAATTTATAATTCAATTTTTGATGAATTAAGTATAAAAGAGACACAGCAAGAAATTATTACACAGTTTCCAAAACCATCTATTCACCGAAGAAATACAGGCTATGCAGTAGATGAACTATTGCATAATAGCGTTTTTGGTAATGAGGGTAGTTTTAATATGTGTAAGCTATTAAGTGGTAGTGAAGGTACTTTGGCTTTTACAACAGAAATTACATTAAGTCTAGATCCAATTCCGCCAAAATATGCGGCAATGGTTGTTACGCATTACACCTCTCTAGAAGATTGTTTAGCAGATGTTGTACCAGTTATGGAGCACCAATTGCATTTGTGTGAAATGATGGATAAAGTTATTTTAGACTGTACTAAAAACAATAGAGCACAGCTAGCAAATAGGTTTTTTGTAGAAGGTGACCCGGCAGCATTATTAATGCTAGAGTTAAAGGCAGAGACTAAGGCAGATTTAAATTATTTAATAGATAGTTTATTAAAGACAATTAAAAAATCTGGATTAAGTTATGCTAACCCAATATTATTTGGTGATGATATTAAAAAAGCTGTAGAATTGCGTAAAGCTGGTTTAGGACTTTTAGGTAATATGGTGGGCGATAAAAAAGCTGTTGCTTGTATAGAAGACACCGCTGTAGCCATAGAAGATTTAAAAGAATTTATTGGTGAGTTTTCTACAATAATGAAAGGTCATAACCAAAGCGCTGTATATTATGCGCATGCAGGAGCAGGAGAATTACATTTACGTCCTATTTTAAATTTAAAAAAGGGAGAAGATGTTAAGCTGTTTAGAGCAATTACTACAGATGTAGCTAAATTAACAAAAAAATATAACGGTTCTTTTAGTGGTGAGCACGGAGATGGTATTGTGCGTGCCGAGTTTATACCACTAATGATTGGTGAAAAAAATTACCAATTGCTACGCAGAATAAAATCTTACTTTGATCCTAAAGGAATTTTTAATCCAGGTAAAATAGTAGACTCTTACCCAATGGATGAGTCGTTTAGGTATAAAGTAGACCGTAAAGAACCAGAGATAGAAACATTGTTAGATTTTTCTGAGAGCGAAGGCATACTTAAAGCTGCAGAAAAATGTAACGGTAGTGGCGATTGTAGAAAAACAGAAAAAGCATCTGGAGCAATGTGTCCTAGCTACCACGTTACACGTAACGAAAAAGATACAACCAGAGGTAGGGCAAATACTTTAAGAGAAATGCTTACCAACACAGACCAAGCCAATAAGTTTAATCAAAAAGAACTTAAAGAGGTTTTTGATCTTTGTTTAAGTTGTAAAGCTTGTTCTAGTGAGTGCCCTAGTAATGTAGATGTAGCAACTTTAAAGGCAGAGTTTAGCTACCAATACCAAGAAGCAAACGGTTATTCTTTTAGAAATAAATTGTTTGCCTATAATACTAAATACAACGCCTTGGGTAGTAAAATACCAAAAGTCACCAATTTTATGTTTAATTCTTCACTTTTTGGAGGTATAATTAAAAATATTAGCGGTGTAGCTCCAGAGCGTAGCTTACCTAATGTTTATAAATTTAATTTTGATAAGTATTTAGGTCAAATAGACACATCTGTTAAAAAAAGCCTAGGTAGTGTTGTTTTGTATATAGATGAGTTTACTAAATATTTAGATGTTAATTTAGGTATAGATGCCATACAAGTACTTACAAAACTGGGGTATAATGTAGAGTTGTTTTATGCAGAAAGCGGAAGAACATTTATTTCTAAAGGATTTTTAAAAGAAGCTAAAGAACTAGCTTTAAAAAACGTAGTACGTTTAAAAGAATATACAGATAAAGGTTTGGTTATTGTTGGTTTAGAGCCATCTGCAATTTTAACCTTTAGAGATGAGTATAAAAAATTGGTAAGCGATAAAGACTTGGTAAATACTGTAGCTAAAAATTCATTTATTATTGAAGAGTTTTTGGCATCAGAAATAGAAAAAGGGAAAATTTCCAAAAATCAGTTTACTAAAGAGGCCAAAACAGTAAAAATACATAGCCATTGTCATCAAAAATCATTAAGCAACCAAAAAGTTACTTTTGATGTGTTAAACATTATAGAAAACTACAAAGTATCTATAATTAGCTCTGGTTGTTGTGGTATGGCTGGTTCTTTTGGTTACGAAAAAGAACATTATAGCACAAGTATGGCTGTTGGTAATTTAAAATTATTTCCTGCAGTTAATAATAGTGATAAAGATGTTATTATTTCTGCAAACGGAACAAGTTGTAGACATCAAATATATGATGGCACAAAGCGTAAGGCTTTGCACCCAATAACAATTATAAAAGAAGCACTTGTATAAGTTATAAGTGCTTCAATTTATTATTCTGTGGCATTACCTTCAGTCTTGTCTTTTTTTGTACTGGTGTTAGTGCTGGTAATAGAATTGATAAGTTGTTGCATATCCATATTTTTTATTTCTTCATCAGCAAAAAAAGGGGATAGTTTATCATGGTTGTATTGGTAAAGTTTCCAACGTTTAAAGGAATATTCTAAAGCCGTTAAATTTTCTACCCAATCACCAGAGTTTAGATATACACATCTACCGTGTTTATTTTCTTTAAGTTCTTTTTTGGGTTGGTGTATATGTCCGCAAGCAACATAATCATACCCTTTTTCTATAGCTAAATTAATAGCAGTTTCTTCAAAATTACTAATGTACTTTACAGCACCTTTTACACTGTTTTTTATACGTTTAGATAAAGAGTATTTTTCTTTCCCCATTTTGGTTAACCCCCAATTTAGAGCTCTATTTATAAGTATTAACAAGTCATACCCTTTACCACCTAATTTAGCTAACCATTTAGCATTGGTTATAGATGCATCAAAAACATCACCATGAAAAAACCAAGCTTTTTTTCCGTCTAAATCTAAAACTAGCTTATCTACAATTTGTACATTACCCATAATGGTGCCACTAAACTTACGTAACATTTCATCATGGTTACCAGTTATGTAATATACCTGTACACCTTTAGATGCCATACCAATAATTTTTTTTAAAACCTTCATATGTGAAGATGGAAAGTAACGTTTGCTAAATTGCCAAACATCTACAATATCACCATTTAAAATTAAAATTTTTGGGTCAATACTATTTAAATAAATTAGTATTTCATCTGCATGGCAACCGTATGTGCCTAAGTGAACATCAGAAATTACAGCAACATCAATTTTTCTTTTCTTCATCTTTACTAGTTTATACAAACTAACTATTTCTATATGAACTAAATATAAACAACTAATGAAAATTTTGTGATGATTGTGTTAAGTACATATTAAGACATATCTAAATTTTATATTCTGATGCTTATAAATTACCTTTGGGACTTATACATACCAATACAATAATTTAGATGGCAGGAAACACTTTTGGTAACTTTTTTAAGGTAGCAACCTTTGGAGAATCTCACGGAGTAGCAATAGGCGGAGTAATAGATGGTTGTCCGTCTGGAATAGAATTAGACCTAGACGCAATACAAACAGAACTAAATAGAAGAAAACCTGGGCAGTCTAAAATAGTAACCCAACGTAAAGAGCCAGATACCGTAGAATTTTTTTCAGGTATTTTTGAAGGTAAAACAACAGGAACTCCAATAGGATTTGCTATTCGTAATACCAACCAAAAGTCTCATGACTATTCGCATATAAAAGACTCTTACAGGCCATCTCATGCAGATTATGTATACGATAAAAAATATGGTTTTAGAGATTACCGTGGCGGCGGACGTAGTTCTGCTCGTGAAACAGCAAGTAGAGTTGTTGCAGGTGCTATAGCAAAACAGTTTTTATCTAACATAAAAATAAATGCTTTTGTATCTCAAGTAGGAGAATTAAAATTAAATAAAAACTACACAGAGTTAAATTTAGAAGATACAGAATTAAACCCAGTTCGTTGTCCAGATCAAGAAATGGCAGCTAAAATGGAATCTTACATAAAAGAGATAAAAAAAGAAGGTGATACCATTGGAGGAGTAATTACGTGCGTAATACAAAATGTACCTATTGGCTTAGGAGAGCCTGCTTTTGATAAATTACATGCA carries:
- a CDS encoding UDP-2,3-diacylglucosamine diphosphatase codes for the protein MKKRKIDVAVISDVHLGTYGCHADEILIYLNSIDPKILILNGDIVDVWQFSKRYFPSSHMKVLKKIIGMASKGVQVYYITGNHDEMLRKFSGTIMGNVQIVDKLVLDLDGKKAWFFHGDVFDASITNAKWLAKLGGKGYDLLILINRALNWGLTKMGKEKYSLSKRIKNSVKGAVKYISNFEETAINLAIEKGYDYVACGHIHQPKKELKENKHGRCVYLNSGDWVENLTALEYSFKRWKLYQYNHDKLSPFFADEEIKNMDMQQLINSITSTNTSTKKDKTEGNATE
- the aroC gene encoding chorismate synthase: MAGNTFGNFFKVATFGESHGVAIGGVIDGCPSGIELDLDAIQTELNRRKPGQSKIVTQRKEPDTVEFFSGIFEGKTTGTPIGFAIRNTNQKSHDYSHIKDSYRPSHADYVYDKKYGFRDYRGGGRSSARETASRVVAGAIAKQFLSNIKINAFVSQVGELKLNKNYTELNLEDTELNPVRCPDQEMAAKMESYIKEIKKEGDTIGGVITCVIQNVPIGLGEPAFDKLHAELGKAMLSINAVKGFEYGSGFNGVTMKGSAHNDQFNTDGTTKTNFSGGIQGGISNGMDIYFNVAFKPVATIIQPYETIDNKGDIVKTQGKGRHDPCVVPRAVPIVEAMAALVLADYTLINNSTK
- a CDS encoding FAD-binding and (Fe-S)-binding domain-containing protein encodes the protein MNTELLNSLEQNLEGDLFVDKLSTTLYATDASVYRKIPLAVALPETTEDIKTLIRFASENNIGLIPRTAGTSLAGQCVGDGIVVDVSKHFTKIISVDKDKRQVTVQPGVIRDELNLFLEPYGLFFGPNTSTSNRCMIGGMVGNNSSGTTSIQYGITREKTVSLKAILADGSEANFGNLTTEEFHEKRQLDTLEGKIYNSIFDELSIKETQQEIITQFPKPSIHRRNTGYAVDELLHNSVFGNEGSFNMCKLLSGSEGTLAFTTEITLSLDPIPPKYAAMVVTHYTSLEDCLADVVPVMEHQLHLCEMMDKVILDCTKNNRAQLANRFFVEGDPAALLMLELKAETKADLNYLIDSLLKTIKKSGLSYANPILFGDDIKKAVELRKAGLGLLGNMVGDKKAVACIEDTAVAIEDLKEFIGEFSTIMKGHNQSAVYYAHAGAGELHLRPILNLKKGEDVKLFRAITTDVAKLTKKYNGSFSGEHGDGIVRAEFIPLMIGEKNYQLLRRIKSYFDPKGIFNPGKIVDSYPMDESFRYKVDRKEPEIETLLDFSESEGILKAAEKCNGSGDCRKTEKASGAMCPSYHVTRNEKDTTRGRANTLREMLTNTDQANKFNQKELKEVFDLCLSCKACSSECPSNVDVATLKAEFSYQYQEANGYSFRNKLFAYNTKYNALGSKIPKVTNFMFNSSLFGGIIKNISGVAPERSLPNVYKFNFDKYLGQIDTSVKKSLGSVVLYIDEFTKYLDVNLGIDAIQVLTKLGYNVELFYAESGRTFISKGFLKEAKELALKNVVRLKEYTDKGLVIVGLEPSAILTFRDEYKKLVSDKDLVNTVAKNSFIIEEFLASEIEKGKISKNQFTKEAKTVKIHSHCHQKSLSNQKVTFDVLNIIENYKVSIISSGCCGMAGSFGYEKEHYSTSMAVGNLKLFPAVNNSDKDVIISANGTSCRHQIYDGTKRKALHPITIIKEALV